From the Thermococcus guaymasensis DSM 11113 genome, one window contains:
- a CDS encoding PIN domain-containing protein, which produces MAKPLRPELFYMDTSAMIALLVRDDPEHERALSFFRDAVREGSVFVIGRPTLMEFLNGVAKHVGKDVAEEQYASTPRADSYSPRRKPKRTGRGHGSFSSSTATSGG; this is translated from the coding sequence ATGGCGAAGCCACTGAGGCCAGAGCTGTTCTATATGGACACGAGCGCCATGATAGCCCTCCTTGTCAGGGACGACCCAGAGCACGAGAGAGCCTTGAGCTTCTTTAGGGACGCCGTTAGGGAGGGGTCGGTTTTCGTAATCGGAAGGCCCACGCTGATGGAGTTCCTGAACGGCGTTGCAAAGCACGTTGGAAAAGACGTTGCCGAGGAGCAGTACGCCTCTACACCGCGAGCAGATTCGTATTCACCGAGAAGGAAACCGAAGCGGACTGGGAGAGGGCATGGGAGCTTTTCTTCAAGTACCGCGACCAGCGGGGGATAG
- a CDS encoding eCIS core domain-containing protein: MKRKDLKKVLASLVLIMVILVSLAVASRITNNDVLSQVDPILKKVEEIRGLTFKEPPAIVVLTREEARERFKPGKPDIERMRLEEDVYKMSLLLPPDYPYVHEKVEQSVGWIAATVGNTIYIIEENFLSDPDTAKRVIAHESVHVLQKQWFNAPYGGPTLDTTKAIQAAIEGDADLVADIYCNETGIPIHKITDLYTRDPVTALGIFPYVFGDRFVAYLYRIGGWRLVNEMYNHLPNTTKVVMFPELYLQNWTPTNVRGDVEAIIPKNATIRYSDRMGAYYVFLIYWGHNATREEGMEMAKAWEGDWLIVGDVNGTSGAERFLVWEVLFDTPEHAASFGNFLEKIAKNSDYANFTVKTSGRRVILLAKKIPSEGKTNESKAEVKVLNLWKDL; encoded by the coding sequence ATGAAGAGGAAAGACCTCAAAAAAGTCCTTGCTTCACTGGTGCTCATTATGGTAATCCTCGTGAGCCTAGCCGTTGCAAGCAGGATCACAAACAACGACGTTCTCTCCCAAGTGGACCCCATCCTAAAGAAGGTCGAGGAGATAAGGGGGCTCACCTTCAAAGAACCTCCCGCAATAGTCGTCCTTACAAGAGAAGAAGCCAGAGAAAGATTCAAGCCTGGAAAGCCTGACATAGAGCGGATGAGACTTGAGGAGGACGTCTACAAGATGAGCCTTCTTCTACCCCCTGATTACCCTTACGTCCACGAGAAGGTCGAACAGAGCGTGGGATGGATAGCGGCAACTGTCGGAAACACGATATACATCATAGAGGAGAACTTCCTCTCCGATCCGGACACTGCCAAGAGGGTAATAGCCCATGAATCCGTTCACGTTCTCCAGAAGCAGTGGTTCAACGCACCATACGGTGGGCCGACCCTCGACACCACAAAAGCGATCCAGGCGGCGATAGAGGGCGATGCCGACCTCGTCGCGGATATCTACTGCAACGAAACGGGAATTCCGATCCACAAGATAACCGACCTCTACACCAGAGACCCCGTAACGGCACTGGGCATCTTCCCCTACGTCTTCGGGGACAGGTTCGTTGCGTACCTCTATCGCATCGGGGGATGGCGGCTCGTTAACGAGATGTACAACCACCTACCAAACACAACCAAAGTGGTGATGTTCCCCGAGCTCTACCTCCAGAACTGGACTCCTACGAACGTTAGGGGCGACGTAGAGGCCATAATACCCAAAAACGCAACCATCAGGTATTCCGACAGGATGGGGGCTTACTACGTTTTCCTGATCTACTGGGGACACAACGCCACAAGGGAGGAAGGAATGGAGATGGCTAAGGCATGGGAAGGGGACTGGCTGATCGTGGGGGACGTCAACGGCACTTCAGGTGCTGAGCGGTTTCTCGTGTGGGAGGTTCTCTTTGACACCCCAGAGCATGCGGCGTCCTTTGGAAACTTTCTTGAGAAGATTGCAAAAAACAGCGACTACGCCAACTTCACAGTTAAAACCAGCGGACGGAGGGTTATACTCCTGGCCAAAAAGATCCCATCGGAGGGGAAAACTAATGAAAGTAAAGCGGAAGTTAAAGTGCTCAATCTGTGGAAAGACCTATGA
- a CDS encoding ATP-binding protein: MRLGELTYMNPWWEGKEDYHARRWKEQKIRWWPRWIDELSLEPFSLNFVLGPRQVGKTTGIKLLIQKLLEDSPPESILYINVEILPDYRELSALLREFQNLKERENIKTGYIFLDEASSLEGWWRGVKPLIDAGLLENDVVTVTGSSSLRVKRDIELFPGRRGKGTTLEVMPLSFGEYVEVMGLKKPELHREKTLELFEEYLKTGGFPGSINGLPMDDLLGAYIGEFVRFGKSLEIARETMAAVIRSAPSATSFRALAGMTSGYSYKVVQDYIEFFRELYVLGIAYLRQGEQVLYKREKKFFFRDPLLARLFSAWSGAELREEALYEWLVQEHLYRKFGEVYYYRNSYEVDAIAGDLKVEVKAGKAHRRYPRDVIVLEREDVPFFLLEI; this comes from the coding sequence ATGAGGTTGGGGGAGTTAACCTACATGAACCCATGGTGGGAGGGGAAAGAAGACTACCACGCAAGGCGTTGGAAAGAGCAGAAGATTCGTTGGTGGCCGAGGTGGATTGACGAGCTCTCACTCGAACCTTTTTCGCTTAACTTCGTTCTCGGACCTAGACAGGTCGGAAAGACAACGGGAATAAAACTCCTAATCCAGAAGCTTTTGGAAGATAGTCCGCCGGAGTCCATCCTTTATATCAACGTTGAAATCCTCCCAGACTACAGGGAGCTTTCAGCTTTGCTGAGAGAGTTCCAGAATCTCAAAGAAAGGGAGAACATCAAAACCGGCTACATCTTCCTGGACGAAGCCTCATCACTCGAAGGGTGGTGGAGAGGGGTTAAACCGCTTATCGACGCCGGTCTTTTGGAGAACGACGTTGTCACGGTTACCGGCTCAAGCTCCTTACGGGTAAAGCGCGATATCGAACTGTTTCCGGGCAGGAGGGGAAAGGGAACAACCCTCGAAGTCATGCCGCTCTCTTTCGGAGAATACGTTGAGGTCATGGGCCTGAAAAAACCGGAACTTCATAGGGAAAAAACGCTTGAGCTTTTTGAGGAGTACCTCAAAACTGGCGGCTTCCCGGGATCGATCAACGGCCTCCCCATGGACGATCTTCTCGGGGCTTACATAGGGGAATTCGTTCGTTTTGGGAAAAGCCTTGAAATAGCAAGAGAAACCATGGCGGCAGTAATCCGAAGTGCTCCTTCGGCCACGAGCTTTAGAGCACTGGCTGGGATGACCTCAGGCTACTCCTACAAGGTGGTGCAGGACTACATCGAGTTCTTTAGGGAGCTGTATGTGCTCGGAATAGCGTACCTCAGGCAGGGAGAACAGGTGCTCTACAAGCGGGAGAAGAAGTTCTTCTTTAGAGACCCGCTTCTGGCGAGGCTCTTCTCAGCGTGGAGCGGGGCGGAGCTTAGGGAGGAAGCGCTCTATGAGTGGCTCGTTCAGGAGCACCTGTACAGAAAGTTCGGGGAAGTCTACTATTACAGGAACTCCTACGAGGTTGATGCGATAGCAGGTGATTTGAAGGTTGAGGTGAAGGCAGGGAAGGCCCATAGGAGATATCCAAGAGACGTTATCGTGCTGGAAAGGGAGGACGTGCCCTTCTTCCTGCTGGAGATTTGA
- a CDS encoding DODA-type extradiol aromatic ring-opening family dioxygenase, whose product MFVGIGLMPHGNPVLEPPDEETERLAEVLRRIGEEFRKADSYVLISPHNVRMSDHLGVVMAEHLVSWLGFEGKELPGEWETDRELAEEIYRTEKDARMPVVDLNFASLRGEYSRWPLSWGELIPLQFLEKKPLVLITPSRGVSRETLIRFGEVLGEVLEKDAKKIALIISADHGHGHDENGPYGKVKESEIYDRLIMELINENRLEELPEVPEDLVKKALVDSYWQMLIMLGTMRKAEFELKASAYACPTYFGMAGALWVRK is encoded by the coding sequence ATGTTTGTCGGAATAGGCCTGATGCCACACGGCAACCCCGTCTTAGAACCTCCAGACGAGGAAACGGAGAGGCTTGCAGAGGTACTAAGGAGAATCGGCGAGGAGTTCAGGAAAGCCGACTCCTACGTCCTCATAAGCCCGCACAACGTAAGGATGAGCGACCACCTAGGCGTGGTAATGGCGGAGCACCTCGTCTCGTGGCTCGGCTTCGAGGGGAAGGAACTGCCCGGCGAGTGGGAGACCGACAGAGAGCTGGCTGAGGAAATATACCGCACGGAAAAAGATGCTAGAATGCCCGTAGTTGACCTGAACTTCGCCTCTCTGAGGGGAGAATACTCGCGCTGGCCGCTGAGCTGGGGAGAGCTCATACCACTGCAGTTCCTTGAAAAGAAACCGCTCGTCCTGATAACGCCGTCGAGGGGAGTGAGCAGGGAAACCCTAATAAGGTTCGGTGAAGTCCTCGGTGAAGTCCTCGAAAAAGACGCCAAGAAAATCGCTCTGATAATCAGCGCCGACCACGGGCACGGGCACGACGAAAACGGCCCCTATGGAAAGGTCAAGGAGAGCGAAATCTACGACAGGCTGATAATGGAGCTGATAAACGAAAACCGCCTTGAGGAGCTCCCAGAGGTTCCCGAGGACCTCGTAAAAAAGGCCTTGGTGGACAGCTACTGGCAAATGCTGATAATGCTCGGGACGATGAGGAAAGCTGAGTTCGAGCTGAAAGCTTCGGCGTACGCCTGCCCGACGTACTTCGGAATGGCCGGGGCGCTGTGGGTGAGAAAGTGA
- a CDS encoding aminoacyl-tRNA deacylase, whose translation MKKLEEIAKELGAEILEIGRPVKTVEQATRETGVSKKQVIKSLVIVSESGPLLVIVDGESRVSMSKLEKKFGKCRFAKPKEVKELTGYEVGGVPPVGVPLKTVIDPKVLENEYVIGGGGTTERLLRIRPEKIVEYQNAEILDVSE comes from the coding sequence ATGAAAAAGCTCGAAGAAATCGCCAAAGAGCTTGGAGCCGAGATTCTCGAAATCGGAAGGCCCGTTAAGACCGTCGAGCAGGCCACGAGAGAGACCGGTGTTTCCAAAAAGCAGGTCATAAAGTCCCTCGTTATCGTAAGCGAGAGCGGGCCCCTCCTCGTCATAGTGGATGGTGAGTCGAGGGTCAGCATGTCAAAGCTTGAGAAAAAGTTCGGGAAGTGCAGGTTCGCAAAGCCAAAGGAGGTCAAGGAACTTACTGGCTATGAAGTCGGTGGCGTTCCACCAGTTGGCGTGCCGCTCAAGACGGTAATCGACCCCAAGGTTCTGGAGAACGAGTACGTTATCGGCGGTGGGGGAACAACAGAGAGGCTTCTGAGGATACGGCCGGAGAAGATAGTAGAGTATCAGAACGCAGAAATCCTCGATGTGAGTGAATGA
- the thrC gene encoding threonine synthase, with the protein MKVKRKLKCSICGKTYDNPVQRCECGEPLEFEPFEGEPYIGKSVWERFWDFWPVEPALDFSLGEGDTPLVKSRLGDEFGIKLYLKNETVNPTWSFKDRGTFLAMSYALKAGYKAVGTVSTGNMAASVSAYATRFGLKAKILVSESASDEKLKAVSVYGGDVIRVRGDYGKLYFESLKLGERLGVYFINSDNPFRIEGYKGIAFEIAEEVSPDYVLIPTSSGGLFRGIAKGFIELHESGLIEGLPRLIAVQAEGCSPICRAFHEEKEKVERFENPKTIAKAIANPYPPSGNAVLKLLREFDWECVAVSDDEIRKAQRKLAGEGLFVQPASATGIAALERLDLPEGAKVVSILTGSGLKTLSDVPKEDIKECSLERLAECF; encoded by the coding sequence ATGAAAGTAAAGCGGAAGTTAAAGTGCTCAATCTGTGGAAAGACCTATGATAACCCAGTCCAAAGATGCGAGTGCGGCGAGCCCCTCGAGTTCGAACCCTTTGAGGGGGAACCGTACATTGGAAAGAGCGTATGGGAACGCTTCTGGGACTTCTGGCCGGTTGAGCCCGCGCTTGACTTTTCCCTCGGTGAGGGAGACACTCCACTGGTCAAGTCAAGGCTCGGCGACGAGTTCGGGATAAAGCTCTACCTCAAAAACGAGACCGTGAACCCAACGTGGAGCTTCAAGGACAGGGGCACCTTCCTGGCTATGAGCTACGCCCTGAAAGCGGGCTACAAGGCCGTCGGGACGGTCTCTACTGGGAACATGGCGGCGAGCGTCTCGGCCTACGCCACCCGCTTCGGGCTGAAGGCAAAGATCCTCGTCTCCGAGAGCGCGAGCGACGAGAAGCTGAAGGCTGTCAGCGTCTACGGCGGGGACGTCATCAGGGTTCGCGGGGACTACGGAAAGCTCTACTTCGAGAGCCTGAAGCTAGGAGAGAGGCTTGGCGTCTATTTCATCAACTCTGACAATCCTTTCAGAATCGAGGGCTACAAGGGCATCGCCTTCGAGATAGCGGAAGAGGTAAGCCCGGACTACGTCCTGATTCCGACCAGCTCGGGCGGGCTCTTCCGGGGGATCGCAAAAGGGTTCATAGAGCTCCACGAGAGCGGGCTGATTGAGGGCCTGCCAAGGCTGATTGCGGTTCAGGCGGAGGGCTGTTCACCGATATGCAGGGCGTTCCACGAGGAAAAAGAAAAGGTCGAACGCTTTGAGAACCCGAAGACGATAGCAAAGGCCATTGCCAACCCCTACCCGCCGAGCGGAAACGCGGTTCTAAAACTCCTCAGGGAGTTCGACTGGGAGTGCGTTGCAGTTTCCGACGATGAAATCAGGAAAGCTCAAAGGAAGCTCGCCGGCGAAGGCCTCTTCGTCCAGCCGGCGAGTGCGACAGGCATAGCGGCGCTGGAGAGGCTCGACCTCCCAGAGGGGGCAAAGGTCGTCTCGATACTCACAGGTTCTGGGTTGAAGACCCTAAGCGACGTACCTAAGGAAGACATAAAGGAGTGTTCGCTTGAACGTCTGGCCGAGTGTTTTTAG
- a CDS encoding MBL fold metallo-hydrolase: MRIIWYGHACFWIETKGVKILIDPYPDVDDDQIGEVDYILITHEHTDHYGKVELLSRLRDATVIGPKPVYLMAVADGVTKVREISEGEAIELGNGVRVTAFYMEHPSSQYPLGYLIEGDKRVFHTGDTYSFPALQRLRGKVDVLLVPISGRSTANEREAAHIIEDIRPRIVIPMHYGTYGDGDPEKLMNELRKNRIFAFVKVLKPGEELVL, translated from the coding sequence ATGAGGATCATATGGTACGGTCATGCCTGCTTTTGGATCGAGACGAAGGGGGTCAAGATACTGATAGATCCGTATCCGGACGTGGACGATGATCAGATCGGAGAGGTTGATTACATACTGATAACGCACGAGCACACCGACCACTACGGCAAAGTTGAGCTCCTCTCCCGCCTCAGGGACGCAACCGTGATAGGTCCAAAGCCCGTTTACCTCATGGCGGTCGCCGACGGCGTTACAAAGGTTAGGGAAATCTCCGAGGGTGAGGCAATAGAGCTCGGTAATGGGGTCAGGGTTACCGCCTTCTATATGGAGCACCCCTCAAGCCAGTACCCCCTCGGCTACCTCATTGAAGGTGATAAGAGGGTCTTCCACACTGGCGACACTTATTCGTTCCCCGCGCTCCAGAGGTTGAGAGGCAAGGTCGACGTTCTTCTCGTGCCCATCAGCGGGCGCTCAACAGCCAACGAACGCGAGGCGGCCCATATAATTGAGGACATAAGGCCAAGGATCGTTATTCCGATGCATTATGGAACATACGGAGACGGTGACCCCGAGAAGCTCATGAACGAGCTCAGGAAAAACAGGATATTCGCCTTCGTTAAGGTTCTTAAACCCGGTGAAGAGCTCGTCCTATGA
- a CDS encoding secondary thiamine-phosphate synthase enzyme YjbQ: MKVVTKELHFSTRGEIDLVDITRDVERIVEESGIENGQVLVFVPGATGAIVTIEHESGLLEDFKRALKELIPKGKGYLHDRIDDNAHSHLRATLLGASECFPVVDGRLLRGTWQQIFFVELDVRPRHRRVIVQVVGE, translated from the coding sequence ATGAAGGTCGTAACGAAGGAGCTCCACTTCTCAACGAGGGGTGAGATTGACCTCGTTGACATAACCCGCGACGTCGAAAGGATTGTGGAAGAGTCCGGAATAGAGAACGGCCAGGTTCTCGTCTTTGTCCCGGGTGCAACGGGTGCGATAGTAACCATAGAGCACGAGTCCGGCCTTCTGGAAGACTTCAAGCGGGCCTTGAAGGAGCTGATTCCGAAGGGGAAGGGCTACCTCCACGACAGGATAGACGACAACGCCCACAGCCACCTCCGTGCCACCCTGCTGGGCGCGAGCGAGTGCTTTCCCGTCGTTGACGGCAGGCTCCTCAGGGGCACCTGGCAGCAGATTTTCTTCGTCGAGCTGGACGTCAGGCCGAGGCACAGGAGGGTAATAGTGCAGGTCGTTGGGGAGTGA
- a CDS encoding antitoxin family protein gives MGIVVEAVYENGVFKPLKKVNIPERAKVRIRVEIFGLLKDWSVDAQELKDELREVHG, from the coding sequence ATGGGCATCGTCGTTGAGGCTGTCTATGAGAATGGCGTTTTCAAGCCCCTCAAGAAGGTTAACATTCCCGAGCGGGCGAAGGTTAGGATTAGGGTCGAGATTTTCGGCCTGCTGAAGGACTGGAGTGTGGACGCCCAGGAGCTAAAGGATGAGCTGAGGGAAGTTCATGGCTGA
- a CDS encoding type II toxin-antitoxin system RelE family toxin yields the protein MFKVDVDDRVFAEAKKWLMPAHIRKLSEFILALCEDPDSPVPKEFDVRKVKGKTIKGFPAYALRLGGYRVFYGVDWENKVIYVAKIEPRGRAYKR from the coding sequence GTGTTTAAGGTTGACGTCGATGATAGGGTATTCGCTGAAGCCAAGAAGTGGTTAATGCCGGCTCACATTAGAAAGCTAAGCGAGTTTATTTTGGCCTTATGCGAGGATCCCGACTCGCCCGTTCCCAAAGAATTTGACGTAAGGAAGGTCAAAGGGAAGACGATTAAGGGTTTTCCGGCTTATGCCTTGAGACTTGGAGGATATAGAGTGTTCTACGGTGTGGACTGGGAGAATAAGGTTATCTATGTAGCTAAAATAGAACCGAGAGGCAGGGCCTATAAGCGTTAG
- a CDS encoding VanZ family protein codes for MKGILLLYVLLLLLFLNVMPAVSSSPVPNGDKLVHLLEFSALGILGWRWWAYLLLLPFLLESLQLFVPGRTFSFVDMGTNLIGFALGVLLGWWYEGRNEGAPLLNEG; via the coding sequence TTGAAGGGCATTCTTCTCCTTTACGTGCTCCTCCTTCTTCTTTTTCTGAACGTGATGCCCGCTGTTTCGTCTTCCCCCGTGCCGAACGGGGACAAGCTGGTTCATCTGTTAGAATTCTCTGCCCTGGGCATCCTTGGATGGCGTTGGTGGGCCTACCTGCTGCTCCTGCCGTTCCTTCTGGAGTCCCTCCAGCTCTTCGTTCCCGGCAGGACTTTCTCTTTCGTGGACATGGGCACAAACCTAATAGGCTTCGCGCTCGGAGTCCTCCTTGGGTGGTGGTATGAAGGTCGTAACGAAGGAGCTCCACTTCTCAACGAGGGGTGA
- a CDS encoding thiamine-phosphate synthase family protein encodes MRTPSVYVAEELMPFLRAKIAERLYREGIRQSQIAVYLGITQAMVSKYLAGKYKVPPTEVAERLEDLANEVASFILFGGSREEAILLVTRRLMELFQNGFLCRFYAEYAGVSEEACRSLFSMVPSRGEVLEVLNTALNELLREEKFPSLIPEVRSNFAYSLPSPKSPEDVAAIPGRITSVKGKAFALPPEFGASRFVAGILVGLAEIRPEIRSVLNIRYGEDVEEALKKAGLKVARVKTGGLGEDEAIERIVKVFEDNVYNAVIDEGGLGVEPLVYIFGKDPVEVVEKLKRLVRHL; translated from the coding sequence ATGAGGACGCCCAGCGTGTACGTAGCCGAGGAGCTGATGCCTTTTCTGAGGGCTAAAATAGCTGAGAGACTATACCGTGAGGGCATAAGACAGTCGCAGATTGCGGTTTATCTTGGCATAACCCAGGCGATGGTGAGCAAGTACCTGGCCGGGAAGTACAAGGTGCCTCCAACGGAGGTTGCCGAGAGACTTGAGGACCTGGCCAATGAAGTTGCCTCTTTCATACTCTTTGGAGGGAGCAGGGAGGAAGCCATCCTCCTCGTGACGAGGCGCTTGATGGAGCTCTTCCAGAACGGTTTCCTGTGCAGGTTCTACGCCGAGTACGCGGGGGTGAGTGAAGAGGCTTGCCGCTCGCTGTTCTCTATGGTTCCGAGCAGAGGAGAGGTTCTTGAGGTTCTGAACACCGCCCTGAACGAGCTCCTCAGGGAAGAAAAGTTCCCATCTCTGATCCCGGAGGTAAGGAGCAACTTCGCCTACTCCCTCCCGTCTCCGAAGAGTCCCGAGGACGTCGCGGCGATTCCGGGGAGGATAACCTCCGTCAAGGGAAAGGCCTTCGCACTGCCCCCTGAGTTCGGTGCGAGTCGCTTTGTTGCGGGGATACTCGTTGGATTGGCCGAGATAAGGCCTGAAATCAGGAGCGTCCTGAACATAAGGTACGGCGAGGACGTTGAGGAGGCCCTCAAAAAGGCCGGCCTTAAAGTTGCGAGGGTTAAAACCGGCGGGCTGGGCGAGGACGAGGCCATTGAGAGGATAGTGAAGGTCTTCGAGGACAATGTTTACAACGCCGTCATTGACGAGGGCGGCCTCGGTGTTGAGCCCCTCGTCTACATCTTCGGCAAAGACCCGGTTGAGGTCGTTGAGAAGCTCAAACGTCTGGTGAGGCACCTTTGA
- a CDS encoding ribbon-helix-helix domain-containing protein: MSSTKHVQTEIDESLYSMLKALSLREGKPIKEILREAIEEYLKRNAEITEEEVEKDPIWKAFGVVELRGKKTSHDEDWGVVEWRSH, encoded by the coding sequence ATGTCATCTACAAAACATGTGCAGACCGAGATTGATGAAAGCCTTTACTCCATGCTCAAGGCTCTGTCTCTCAGGGAAGGGAAGCCCATAAAGGAGATACTCCGGGAGGCCATAGAGGAATACCTCAAGAGAAACGCGGAAATAACCGAGGAGGAAGTTGAAAAAGACCCTATCTGGAAGGCCTTCGGCGTGGTAGAGCTTAGGGGCAAGAAAACGAGCCACGATGAGGACTGGGGAGTGGTCGAATGGCGAAGCCACTGA
- a CDS encoding cyclic 2,3-diphosphoglycerate synthase, with the protein MAEKKKKRVLILGAAGRDFHNFNTFFRDNPEYEVVAFTATQIPDIEGRLYPPELAGELYPNGIPIWSEDDMEKIIKEHNIDIVVFAYSDVPHEHVMHLASRAHSAGADFWLLGPKSTMLKSSKPVVAVTAVRTGCGKSQTSRKVAQLLQEMGYKVVAIRHPMPYGDLRKQVIQRFATYEDLDKHECTIEEREEYEPYIDRGMVVYAGVDYEKILREAEKEADIILWDGGNNDFPFYEPDLWIVVTDPHRPGHELKYHPGETNFRSADVIIINKIDTANRDDIQKVRESIEKVNPNATVIEAASPIFVDNPELIKGKRVLVVEDGPTLTHGGMKYGAGYVAAKKFGAKEIIDPRPYAVGSIVETYKKYPHLDVILPAMGYGKKQIKELEETINRADADVVIMGTPVDLRRFMNLNKPAVRVRYELEEIGQPKLKDILENWVKNCEKLKKE; encoded by the coding sequence ATGGCTGAGAAGAAAAAGAAGAGGGTTCTGATTCTCGGAGCGGCCGGAAGGGATTTCCACAACTTCAACACGTTCTTCAGGGACAACCCCGAGTACGAGGTCGTTGCCTTCACCGCCACTCAGATTCCGGACATCGAGGGCAGGCTCTACCCGCCCGAGCTCGCCGGAGAGCTCTACCCGAACGGTATTCCGATCTGGAGCGAGGACGATATGGAGAAGATAATCAAGGAGCACAACATTGACATAGTCGTTTTCGCTTACTCCGACGTTCCCCACGAGCACGTCATGCACCTCGCCAGCAGGGCCCACTCAGCCGGTGCCGACTTCTGGCTCCTCGGCCCGAAGAGCACCATGCTCAAGTCCAGCAAGCCCGTCGTTGCAGTCACCGCCGTCAGAACCGGCTGTGGAAAGAGCCAGACCAGCAGAAAGGTTGCCCAGCTCCTCCAGGAGATGGGCTACAAGGTCGTCGCCATCAGGCACCCGATGCCCTACGGTGACCTAAGGAAGCAGGTCATCCAGCGCTTCGCCACCTACGAGGACCTCGACAAGCACGAGTGCACCATCGAGGAGCGCGAGGAGTACGAACCCTACATCGACAGGGGCATGGTCGTCTACGCGGGCGTTGACTACGAGAAGATCCTCCGCGAGGCCGAGAAAGAGGCCGACATCATCCTCTGGGACGGAGGAAACAACGACTTCCCGTTCTACGAGCCCGACCTCTGGATAGTCGTCACCGACCCGCACAGGCCTGGCCACGAGCTCAAGTACCACCCCGGTGAGACCAACTTCAGGTCAGCTGACGTCATAATCATCAATAAGATCGACACCGCCAACAGGGACGACATCCAGAAGGTCAGGGAGAGCATCGAGAAAGTCAACCCGAACGCCACCGTCATCGAGGCGGCCTCGCCGATATTCGTGGACAACCCCGAGCTCATCAAGGGCAAGCGCGTTCTCGTCGTTGAGGACGGCCCGACACTCACCCACGGCGGCATGAAGTACGGAGCGGGCTACGTCGCCGCCAAGAAGTTCGGCGCCAAGGAAATCATTGACCCAAGACCCTACGCTGTCGGCTCAATCGTCGAGACCTACAAGAAGTACCCGCACCTCGACGTCATCCTTCCGGCTATGGGCTACGGCAAGAAGCAGATTAAGGAGCTTGAGGAGACAATCAACAGGGCAGACGCTGACGTCGTCATCATGGGTACCCCGGTCGACCTCAGACGCTTCATGAACCTCAACAAGCCCGCAGTTCGCGTCCGCTACGAGCTCGAGGAGATCGGCCAGCCCAAGCTCAAGGACATCCTCGAGAACTGGGTCAAGAACTGCGAGAAGCTCAAGAAGGAATGA
- a CDS encoding PIN domain-containing protein, with amino-acid sequence MAEYFADTYALVEILKGNPNYGKYSSAELYTTEFNLLELPYALVRDFGVEKAEGILEIVKSSVTVVVPEVHHYVLASEIRIQERKNEKKLSLIDCLGYVIAKSLGMRFLTGDREFEGMANVEFVK; translated from the coding sequence ATGGCTGAGTACTTCGCCGACACCTATGCTCTTGTTGAGATCCTGAAGGGAAATCCAAACTATGGGAAGTACTCTTCGGCGGAGCTTTACACGACGGAGTTCAATCTCTTGGAGCTACCCTATGCCCTCGTTAGGGACTTTGGGGTGGAGAAAGCTGAGGGAATACTGGAAATAGTTAAAAGCTCGGTTACAGTCGTTGTTCCCGAGGTTCACCACTACGTTCTCGCCTCTGAAATACGAATCCAGGAGAGGAAGAACGAGAAAAAGCTGTCTCTCATAGACTGCCTGGGCTATGTGATAGCCAAGAGTTTGGGCATGAGGTTCCTGACTGGGGACCGGGAATTTGAGGGAATGGCGAACGTCGAGTTTGTGAAGTAG